The following are encoded in a window of Dryobates pubescens isolate bDryPub1 chromosome 25, bDryPub1.pri, whole genome shotgun sequence genomic DNA:
- the CMKLR1 gene encoding chemerin-like receptor 1, protein MALSNLSNYLDDIDNYSDYTDYSYEESSNVWTAPAHDPKDVARILSVVIYSVSCVLGILGNGLVIAIITLKMKKSVNAVWFLNLAVADFLFNIFLPINIAYTAMRYHWVFGTVMCKLNSFLLILNMYTSVLLLTTISFDRYVSVVFPVWSQNHRCPSLAYLVCLAIWTIGIVMSCPSLVFRDTAQAHNSVICFSNFSLSRNASYQGLALVRHRTVNVTRFLAGYILPITVITFCYVAIAFNLRRNRLAKTKKPFKIIVTIIVTFFLCWSPYHLLNLLETEPGMIPRSAFEIFVPITTALAASNSCMNPVLYVFMGQDFKKFKVTILSRLVNALSEETGHSSIVHRSFSKMSSMTEKETTVL, encoded by the coding sequence ATGGCGCTCTCCAACCTGTCCAACTACTTGGACGACATCGATAACTACAGCGACTACACAGACTACAGCTACGAGGAGAGCAGCAACGTgtggacagccccagcccacgaCCCCAAGGACGTCGCCAGGATCCTCTCCGTCGTCATCTACAGCGTGTCCTGCGTGCTGGGCATCCTGGGCAACGGCCTGGTCATCGCCATCATAACCCTGAAGATGAAGAAGTCGGTCAACGCCGTCTGGTTCCTCAACCTGGCCGTGGCCGActtcctcttcaacatcttcctGCCCATCAACATCGCCTACACCGCCATGCGCTACCACTGGGTCTTCGGGACGGTCATGTGCAAGCTGaactccttcctcctcatcctcaacATGTACACCAGCGTCCTGCTGCTCACCACCATCAGCTTCGATCGCTACGTCTCGGTGGTCTTCCCCGTCTGGTCGCAGAACCAccgctgccccagcctggcctacCTGGTGTGTTTGGCCATCTGGACCATCGGCATCGTCATGAGCTGCCCCTCTCTGGTCTTCCGGGACACGGCCCAAGCCCACAACTCCGTCATTTGCTTCAGCAACTTCTCCCTCTCCAGGAACGCTTCCTACCAAGGCCTGGCGCTGGTGAGGCACCGGACGGTGAACGTCACCAGGTTCCTGGCCGGCTACATCCTGCCCATCACCGTCATCACCTTCTGCTACGTCGCCATCGCCTTCAACCTGCGCCGCAACCGCCTGGCCAAGACCaaaaagcccttcaagatcatcgtcaCCATCATCGTCACcttcttcctgtgctggagcccCTACCACCTGCTGAACCTCCTGGAGACCGAGCCCGGCATGATCCCGCGCTCCGCCTTCGAGATCTTCGTCCCCATCACCACGGCGCTGGCCGCCTCCAACAGCTGCATGAACCCCGTCCTCTACGTCTTCATGGGCCAGGACTTCAAGAAGTTCAAGGTCACCATCCTCTCCAGACTGGTGAATGCCCTCAGCGAGGAGACAGGCCACTCCAGCATCGTTCACAGGAGCTTCTCCAAGATGTCTTCCATGACTGAGAAGGAGACCACGGTCCTCTGA